A genomic segment from Desulfurispirillum indicum S5 encodes:
- a CDS encoding YciI family protein, with protein sequence MIVFMGKDKADSAHIRQRNRQAHVERLKKFHEEGLIAFGGPLKDDSNENMIGSLILFHTDSLDMVKEIMEDDPYTREGLFESTQIHRVDKVLTSPL encoded by the coding sequence ATGATAGTATTTATGGGAAAAGACAAAGCTGACTCGGCCCACATCCGCCAACGCAACCGCCAGGCCCACGTGGAACGCCTGAAAAAATTCCATGAGGAAGGACTGATCGCCTTTGGTGGTCCCCTGAAGGACGACAGCAACGAAAACATGATCGGCAGCCTGATCCTCTTCCATACCGACTCACTGGATATGGTGAAGGAGATCATGGAAGACGACCCCTATACCCGCGAAGGACTCTTTGAAAGCACGCAGATCCACCGCGTCGACAAAGTGCTCACCTCCCCTTTATGA
- a CDS encoding TIGR00730 family Rossman fold protein, whose amino-acid sequence MKLNYDKHNGEIETLIEGLIAMTGCQKNTEIIREMILSALKAAGDNMGRGDLKIINNTIKEMRYSFNLFARYTDKRKVTVFGSARIKDNEPAYELAREFSRKISQWDYMVITGAGGGIMQAGNEGAGTDNSFGVGIDLPFEQSANQWIHNDIKLINFKYFFTRKVNFLKEASAVVLFPGGFGTHDEAFETLTLVQTGKSNIIPVIFIDPTGNNLWRGLEEYMRVHLYRTGLISEDDMHLYTIMNSIDDAISEILHFYKRFHSYRYVRDHLVIRMNSPLTAEQLDFLNHDFKDILVSGTIEATGPLPEEQEEAGTLHLPRLKLHFDRRSLGRLRLLIDMLNGFEIREDQALETQEGPSI is encoded by the coding sequence ATGAAACTCAATTATGACAAGCACAATGGCGAAATAGAAACGCTCATCGAAGGGCTGATCGCCATGACAGGCTGCCAGAAAAACACCGAGATCATTCGCGAAATGATTCTCAGCGCCCTGAAAGCCGCCGGCGATAACATGGGGCGAGGTGATCTGAAGATTATCAACAATACCATCAAGGAGATGCGCTACTCCTTCAATCTCTTCGCCAGGTACACCGACAAGCGCAAGGTCACCGTCTTCGGTTCAGCACGCATCAAGGACAATGAGCCCGCTTACGAACTGGCGCGGGAGTTCTCCCGCAAGATATCCCAGTGGGATTACATGGTCATCACCGGTGCCGGTGGAGGCATCATGCAGGCGGGCAATGAGGGCGCGGGAACCGACAACTCCTTCGGCGTCGGCATCGACCTGCCCTTTGAACAATCGGCCAACCAGTGGATTCACAACGACATCAAGCTCATCAACTTTAAGTATTTTTTCACCCGCAAGGTGAATTTTCTCAAGGAAGCCAGTGCCGTGGTGCTCTTCCCCGGCGGCTTCGGTACCCACGATGAGGCCTTTGAAACCCTGACCCTGGTGCAGACGGGCAAGTCCAATATCATTCCGGTCATCTTCATCGACCCCACCGGCAACAACCTGTGGCGCGGCCTGGAAGAGTACATGCGCGTGCACCTCTACCGCACCGGGCTGATCAGCGAAGACGACATGCACCTGTACACCATCATGAACAGCATCGATGACGCCATCAGCGAAATACTCCACTTCTACAAGCGCTTTCACTCCTACCGCTACGTACGCGATCACCTGGTTATCCGCATGAACTCGCCCCTGACGGCAGAGCAGCTGGATTTCCTGAACCACGATTTCAAGGATATCCTCGTCTCGGGCACCATTGAAGCCACCGGACCGCTCCCCGAAGAACAGGAAGAAGCCGGAACCCTGCACCTGCCGCGGCTGAAACTGCACTTTGACCGCCGCAGCCTCGGCCGGCTGCGACTGCTGATCGACATGCTCAATGGCTTTGAGATTCGGGAGGATCAGGCCCTGGAAACGCAGGAAGGACCATCCATATGA
- the ybaK gene encoding Cys-tRNA(Pro) deacylase produces MTPAVLSARKAGIEFVMHEYTHDPSHASYGAEAAQKLGVSGERVFKTLVVQLDGGGFGVAVLPVDSRLSMKMMARALGVKGAEMAAAHDVERVTGYVLGGVSPLGQKKRLKLVLDSSAQEFSTVFVSAGRRGLEIELAPADLLRLTGGTLAAIIQGSG; encoded by the coding sequence ATGACACCCGCAGTTCTGTCTGCCAGAAAAGCTGGCATTGAGTTTGTGATGCACGAGTATACCCACGACCCCTCCCATGCTTCCTACGGTGCCGAGGCCGCGCAAAAGCTGGGTGTTTCCGGAGAGCGGGTTTTCAAGACGCTGGTGGTCCAGCTGGATGGAGGAGGCTTTGGGGTCGCGGTGCTTCCGGTGGACTCCAGGCTGAGCATGAAGATGATGGCCCGTGCCCTGGGCGTCAAAGGAGCGGAAATGGCGGCCGCGCACGATGTGGAACGGGTGACTGGCTATGTGCTGGGTGGCGTGAGCCCCCTGGGGCAGAAAAAACGCCTGAAGCTGGTTCTCGACAGCTCGGCCCAGGAATTTTCCACGGTGTTTGTCAGCGCCGGGCGACGTGGGCTGGAGATTGAGCTGGCACCCGCTGACCTGCTGAGGCTGACGGGGGGAACGCTGGCAGCGATTATCCAGGGTTCCGGGTAA
- the nifB gene encoding nitrogenase cofactor biosynthesis protein NifB translates to MPNGQCEQRHAKEQQRMADIKKRIANHPCFCAKAHGKYARIHLPVAPACNVQCNYCNRKYDCSNESRPGVTSRVITPQQALERVKLVQEKLPTLSVVGIAGPGDGLANPDATLRTFELIREHDPNLKLCLSTNGLMLPRYAADLVRLGVEHLTVTMNAIDPAISASIYKWVALDGKRYYGEEGASLLLERQLEGIGRTVELEGIVKVNTVLIPEINGTHILEVSKKIRELGVFIHNIVPLICKPEHGTYFGEIGLREPDTAELDQAREAGTAVMGSFSRVMKHCKQCRADAVGLLGQDLELNFQEVGQ, encoded by the coding sequence ATGCCAAACGGACAATGTGAACAGCGCCATGCCAAAGAGCAGCAGCGGATGGCTGATATAAAAAAACGCATAGCCAACCATCCCTGCTTTTGTGCCAAAGCCCATGGAAAGTATGCCCGTATTCATCTGCCCGTTGCTCCTGCCTGCAATGTGCAGTGCAACTACTGTAATCGTAAATACGATTGCTCCAATGAGTCACGCCCCGGCGTGACCAGCCGAGTGATAACCCCGCAGCAGGCACTGGAGAGGGTGAAGCTGGTCCAGGAGAAGTTGCCGACTCTGAGTGTGGTGGGTATTGCCGGTCCCGGTGATGGCCTGGCCAATCCCGATGCCACCCTGCGTACCTTCGAACTGATTCGTGAGCACGATCCCAACCTGAAACTGTGCCTGAGCACGAACGGGCTGATGCTGCCGCGCTACGCTGCTGATCTGGTGCGCCTCGGGGTGGAGCATCTGACGGTGACCATGAACGCGATTGATCCCGCTATCAGTGCTTCCATCTACAAATGGGTGGCGCTGGACGGCAAACGGTATTACGGCGAAGAAGGCGCTTCCCTGCTGCTGGAGCGGCAACTGGAAGGCATTGGTCGCACGGTGGAGCTGGAGGGCATTGTGAAGGTGAATACGGTGCTCATTCCCGAAATCAACGGCACTCATATTCTGGAGGTATCGAAAAAGATCCGCGAGCTGGGTGTCTTTATCCACAATATCGTGCCCCTGATCTGCAAGCCGGAGCATGGGACGTATTTCGGCGAGATCGGCCTGCGGGAGCCGGACACAGCGGAGTTGGATCAGGCTCGCGAAGCGGGCACGGCGGTCATGGGCAGTTTCTCCCGGGTCATGAAACACTGCAAGCAGTGCCGTGCTGACGCGGTGGGCCTGCTGGGTCAGGATCTGGAACTGAACTTTCAGGAGGTAGGACAATGA
- the nifV gene encoding homocitrate synthase yields MHIHIDDTTLRDGAQTPGVCFSHHEKLAIARKLDALGVEEIEAGIPVMDAQERRTFSAIMELGLKARILAWNRALVSDIEASLAAGARAVEISLPLSDIQIQGKLKKSRAWVLDQLKRVLEYCVKHDLYVSVGGEDASRADMDFLVEYAQVIRNYGGHRLRFCDTVGVLDPFSTYEKICTLIERSGIDVEIHTHNDFGMATANALAAVRAGARYINTTVMGLGERAGNAPLEEVIMALKHVWKQPCPYDTRQLRPLSELVSQAARRTIEPYRPVIGQFMFTHESGIHTDGVLKNPANYEAFTPEEVGLKRRLVVGSHSGSSVLHHKLELLGLTSTPETISRMMPRVKSEALRRKRNLTNRELRHIYQDCSTGSSLCN; encoded by the coding sequence ATGCACATCCACATAGACGACACCACCCTGCGCGATGGCGCTCAGACTCCGGGGGTCTGTTTCAGCCACCATGAAAAGCTGGCCATTGCCCGCAAACTGGATGCCCTGGGGGTGGAAGAGATTGAAGCGGGAATTCCTGTTATGGATGCGCAGGAGCGTCGAACCTTCAGCGCCATCATGGAACTGGGGCTCAAGGCCCGTATTCTGGCCTGGAACCGCGCCCTGGTTTCTGACATAGAGGCCTCGCTGGCTGCCGGAGCGCGGGCAGTGGAAATTTCTCTGCCCCTTTCGGACATCCAGATTCAGGGCAAGCTGAAAAAGAGCCGCGCCTGGGTGCTGGATCAGCTCAAGCGTGTGCTGGAGTACTGCGTAAAGCACGACCTCTATGTGTCAGTTGGCGGTGAAGACGCTTCACGGGCCGATATGGACTTTCTGGTGGAGTACGCGCAGGTCATCCGAAACTACGGCGGTCACCGCCTGCGCTTTTGCGATACCGTCGGCGTGCTGGACCCCTTCAGCACCTACGAAAAGATCTGCACCCTCATCGAGCGCAGCGGCATCGATGTGGAAATCCACACCCACAACGATTTCGGCATGGCCACCGCCAATGCCCTGGCCGCCGTGCGGGCTGGCGCCCGTTATATCAACACCACCGTCATGGGCCTTGGAGAGCGGGCGGGCAATGCCCCCCTGGAAGAAGTCATCATGGCCCTCAAGCACGTGTGGAAACAGCCCTGCCCCTACGACACCCGCCAGTTGCGCCCCCTTTCGGAGCTGGTGAGCCAGGCGGCACGGCGGACTATTGAGCCCTACCGGCCCGTCATCGGTCAGTTCATGTTCACCCACGAGTCGGGCATCCATACCGATGGCGTCCTGAAAAATCCCGCCAACTACGAAGCCTTCACCCCTGAAGAAGTGGGCCTGAAACGCCGTCTTGTGGTAGGCAGCCACAGTGGCAGCTCCGTGCTGCATCACAAGCTGGAACTGCTGGGCCTGACCAGCACACCGGAGACCATCAGCCGCATGATGCCCCGTGTCAAATCCGAAGCCCTGCGCCGCAAGCGCAATCTTACCAATCGGGAACTTCGGCACATTTATCAGGACTGTTCCACGGGTTCATCTCTTTGCAACTGA
- the yidD gene encoding membrane protein insertion efficiency factor YidD has translation MTRRLLSTLSLVLIMATAQATARMNEPWDEPRPSGVQRPEVSDSFGSAMGVSLIRLYQRTASRVDTDRSKSYPVSSRYAIQAFEQQGFWLGMFLTADRLIREIDPSTNPHRIYENGRQYIYDPLEANVWW, from the coding sequence ATGACAAGACGCTTGCTGAGCACATTGAGCCTTGTTCTGATAATGGCCACCGCTCAGGCGACTGCGCGGATGAATGAACCCTGGGATGAACCACGGCCATCGGGAGTGCAGCGCCCGGAGGTTTCAGATTCCTTTGGCAGCGCCATGGGGGTCAGTCTCATCCGCCTCTACCAGCGTACGGCTTCACGGGTGGATACGGACCGCAGCAAGAGTTACCCCGTATCCAGTCGCTATGCCATTCAGGCCTTTGAACAGCAGGGGTTCTGGCTGGGGATGTTCCTGACGGCGGATCGACTGATCCGCGAGATTGACCCCTCCACAAATCCCCATCGCATCTATGAAAATGGCCGTCAGTATATCTATGACCCACTGGAGGCCAATGTCTGGTGGTAG
- a CDS encoding inositol monophosphatase family protein, producing the protein MNTPTMNIQTIDLVWQAGTIIRNFISKPKDIHFKGEIDLVTSADLAVEEYLKRGLAELFPDYTIVAEESADISSGKAPARAIYIDPIDGTTNFAHDFPFVAISVGAFRDGQPEWGIVYNPYNDELYHAASGQGAYLNGSAIGVSSTEVFRQSLLATGFPYSVVESPQRRRLLLDVLDRVLQGTQGVRRCGSAALDLCFVARGVLDGFYEWGLKPWDIAAGIVILQEAGGRVSDTAGRDHDLFTDGIIATNGHIHEALHQCIASATRTP; encoded by the coding sequence ATGAACACTCCGACCATGAACATCCAGACCATCGACCTGGTCTGGCAGGCGGGCACCATCATCCGCAACTTCATCAGCAAGCCGAAGGACATCCACTTCAAGGGCGAAATCGACCTGGTCACCTCCGCCGACCTGGCCGTGGAGGAGTACCTGAAGCGTGGACTGGCGGAACTCTTTCCCGACTACACCATTGTGGCGGAAGAGAGCGCCGATATCTCCTCGGGCAAAGCCCCTGCCAGGGCCATCTACATCGACCCCATCGACGGCACCACCAACTTCGCCCACGATTTCCCCTTCGTGGCCATCTCCGTGGGGGCCTTCCGCGATGGCCAGCCGGAATGGGGCATTGTCTACAACCCCTATAACGATGAACTCTACCACGCCGCCAGCGGTCAGGGCGCCTATCTCAATGGCAGTGCCATCGGCGTCAGCTCCACTGAAGTCTTCCGCCAGAGCCTGCTGGCCACCGGCTTTCCCTACAGCGTGGTGGAGTCCCCGCAACGCCGCCGTCTGCTGTTGGATGTGCTGGACCGTGTCCTGCAGGGCACCCAGGGAGTGCGCCGCTGCGGCAGCGCGGCCCTGGATCTGTGCTTTGTGGCCAGAGGTGTGCTGGATGGCTTCTATGAGTGGGGCCTGAAACCCTGGGATATTGCCGCCGGCATCGTCATCCTGCAGGAAGCGGGTGGCCGGGTCAGCGACACCGCCGGCCGCGATCACGACCTCTTCACCGATGGTATCATCGCCACCAACGGACATATTCACGAAGCGCTGCACCAGTGCATCGCCTCTGCCACAAGGACTCCATAA
- a CDS encoding chemotaxis protein CheX — translation MNANFINPFVASTISVLASIIKVPPKRDKIFLKEGVQPTYDITAIIGVNGDVHGTVAISFPREVALRFVSSFTGEEKSTINEEVLDALGEFANIVSGGAKRELSTTGVRFKISIPSVITGRDHKLTPPRNTQCIVLPFEVEGIGKFVVEVSLRETVQ, via the coding sequence ATGAATGCCAACTTCATCAATCCATTTGTAGCGTCCACCATCAGCGTGTTGGCATCCATCATCAAGGTGCCGCCAAAGCGCGATAAAATATTTCTCAAGGAGGGTGTTCAGCCCACCTACGACATCACGGCCATCATCGGCGTCAATGGCGATGTGCACGGAACCGTTGCCATCAGCTTCCCCCGTGAGGTGGCCCTCAGATTTGTCAGTTCCTTCACCGGCGAAGAAAAGTCTACCATCAACGAAGAGGTACTGGACGCCCTGGGGGAATTCGCCAATATTGTCAGCGGTGGTGCCAAGCGCGAGCTCAGCACCACTGGCGTACGCTTCAAGATATCCATCCCCAGTGTGATCACCGGGCGCGATCACAAACTCACGCCACCACGCAACACCCAGTGCATTGTCCTGCCCTTTGAGGTGGAGGGTATCGGGAAATTCGTGGTGGAAGTCAGCCTGCGTGAAACTGTACAGTAA
- the nifA gene encoding nif-specific transcriptional activator NifA: MNNRISYYKLSLDTIYEISRVLSSSYFRNNALKNVLAVLANAFNMKRGMVLLYDDAIDQLSVAVSMGISQQELEKLRYRSGEGIVGKVFKLGMPILIPDISEEPTFLNRAGRDLKDEKLSFLAVPIVGEKSRIYGVLAVDRNVGDIYSYSSEFNLLKMISSLLASFLEKIRTIEDERQKLQEEKSRLQNEVVSKFSFQGLVGQSKPMKRVFEKINMVARARSTVLIRGESGTGKEVVAKTIHFNSDRATKPFIAVNCAAIPHDLVESEMFGYEKGAFTGASGQKKGKFELADGGTIFLDEIGDIPLAAQSKLLRIIQEREVERLGGTSTIAVDVRIIAATNKNLEDEVKAGRFRLDLYYRLNVVTIFLPSLRKRKEDIPLLANHILQRLNKEYGRKLDISPAAMSALARCNYPGNIRELENCIERAALSAEGNSIQPTDVSCMRGEVCYSHIIESVLNEEFNQPAPPVGGAAGASAPAVPPAMDLPRQVAPPQAAISANEYERVLQALEEAGWVQAKAARLLGMTVRQLNYRIKKYGIELRRI; encoded by the coding sequence ATGAATAATCGCATTAGTTACTATAAGCTCTCTCTCGACACGATTTATGAAATCAGCCGGGTGCTCTCCTCATCCTACTTCCGCAACAACGCGCTGAAAAACGTGCTGGCGGTGCTGGCCAATGCCTTTAACATGAAGCGAGGCATGGTGCTGCTCTATGATGATGCCATCGACCAGCTTTCGGTGGCGGTTTCCATGGGTATTTCCCAGCAGGAGCTGGAAAAGCTGCGCTACCGTTCCGGCGAGGGCATTGTGGGCAAGGTGTTCAAGCTGGGCATGCCCATTCTGATTCCCGATATCAGCGAGGAGCCCACCTTCCTCAATCGCGCCGGACGCGACCTGAAAGATGAAAAACTCAGCTTCCTGGCGGTACCCATCGTGGGCGAAAAGTCCCGCATTTACGGCGTGCTGGCCGTGGATCGCAACGTTGGGGATATCTACAGCTACTCCAGCGAATTCAACCTGCTGAAGATGATATCCTCGCTGCTGGCCTCCTTTCTGGAGAAGATCAGGACCATCGAGGACGAACGTCAGAAACTGCAGGAGGAGAAGAGCCGCCTGCAGAACGAAGTGGTCAGCAAGTTCTCCTTCCAGGGGCTGGTGGGGCAGAGCAAACCCATGAAGCGGGTTTTCGAGAAGATCAACATGGTCGCCAGGGCCCGTTCCACTGTCCTGATTCGGGGCGAAAGCGGCACGGGTAAGGAGGTGGTGGCCAAGACCATCCACTTTAACAGTGACCGGGCCACCAAGCCCTTTATTGCCGTCAACTGTGCCGCTATTCCCCACGACCTGGTGGAGAGCGAAATGTTCGGTTATGAGAAGGGCGCTTTTACCGGCGCGTCGGGCCAGAAGAAGGGCAAGTTTGAGCTGGCCGATGGCGGCACCATCTTCCTGGACGAGATCGGCGACATTCCCCTGGCGGCCCAGAGCAAGCTGCTGCGCATTATTCAGGAGCGGGAAGTGGAGCGCCTGGGGGGTACCAGCACCATCGCGGTGGATGTGCGCATCATTGCCGCCACCAACAAGAATCTTGAAGATGAGGTGAAGGCCGGTCGCTTCCGCCTGGACCTTTACTATCGCCTCAACGTGGTGACCATCTTTCTGCCCTCCCTGCGCAAGCGCAAGGAGGACATTCCCCTGCTGGCCAATCATATCCTGCAGCGGCTGAACAAGGAGTACGGCCGCAAGCTGGATATCAGCCCCGCCGCCATGAGCGCCCTTGCTCGCTGCAACTACCCCGGCAATATCCGGGAGCTGGAAAACTGTATCGAGCGCGCCGCCCTGTCCGCCGAAGGCAACTCCATTCAACCCACCGACGTTTCCTGCATGCGTGGCGAAGTGTGCTACTCCCATATCATCGAGTCAGTCCTCAACGAGGAATTTAACCAGCCGGCTCCGCCCGTTGGAGGAGCAGCAGGAGCGTCCGCCCCTGCTGTCCCGCCAGCCATGGATCTGCCCCGCCAGGTGGCGCCGCCCCAGGCGGCGATTTCCGCCAATGAATATGAGCGGGTGCTTCAGGCCCTGGAGGAAGCCGGCTGGGTACAGGCCAAGGCCGCCCGCTTGCTGGGCATGACCGTGCGCCAGCTCAACTATCGCATCAAAAAGTACGGTATCGAGCTGCGCAGAATCTGA
- a CDS encoding class I SAM-dependent rRNA methyltransferase produces the protein MKRVWIKPKARKHIVGGHPWVFSGAIARTEEPLDASDTVAVYEGEAFLGCGLYNPDSQIRIRMFSRLERECDGAYLEQVLREAQSRRLELLNPAQTNCYRLLNSEGDGVPGLVVDIYDSVAVLQITTAAMDARRTQIVEQLRLVLEPIAIIERSDGSVRQMEGLAPSSGVLWGTLPESLQVRENGITYVVQPLEGQKTGFYLDQRDNRLLLRHLSQGREVLNCFCYTGGFSLNALRGEASLVKSVDVSATALHLLSTNIRLNQMDDSSHIMVKEDVFDFLRSDQEQYDTIILDPPPFVKRADKIAQAEAAYKDINLLAMRKLRPGGHLLSFSCSGHMDIQRFEEVLRWAAMDSGKTVRVLQRLGAGMDHPRILGHREGEYLKGFLLQVQ, from the coding sequence ATGAAACGCGTCTGGATCAAGCCCAAGGCACGCAAGCACATTGTAGGCGGCCACCCCTGGGTGTTCAGTGGTGCCATTGCCCGCACGGAAGAGCCCCTGGATGCCAGCGATACGGTGGCGGTCTACGAGGGCGAAGCCTTTCTTGGCTGCGGCCTCTACAATCCCGACAGCCAGATTCGCATCCGCATGTTTTCCCGCCTTGAACGCGAGTGCGACGGCGCTTACCTCGAACAGGTGCTGCGCGAGGCTCAGTCAAGGCGTCTGGAACTGCTGAACCCCGCTCAGACCAACTGCTATCGCCTGCTGAACTCCGAAGGTGACGGTGTACCCGGCCTGGTGGTGGATATCTACGACAGCGTGGCGGTGCTGCAGATCACAACTGCGGCCATGGACGCCCGACGCACCCAGATCGTGGAACAGCTGCGCCTGGTTCTGGAGCCAATTGCCATTATCGAGCGCAGCGATGGCAGCGTCCGCCAGATGGAGGGCCTGGCCCCTTCCAGCGGCGTCCTGTGGGGTACCCTGCCGGAAAGCCTGCAGGTGCGTGAAAACGGCATCACCTATGTGGTGCAGCCCCTGGAGGGACAGAAAACCGGATTTTACCTTGACCAGCGCGATAACCGCCTGCTGCTGCGCCACCTCAGCCAGGGGCGCGAGGTGCTCAACTGCTTCTGCTACACGGGGGGGTTCTCCCTCAATGCCCTGAGAGGCGAAGCCAGCCTGGTCAAAAGCGTCGACGTCAGCGCCACCGCCCTGCACCTGCTCAGTACCAATATACGACTGAACCAGATGGACGACTCGTCCCATATCATGGTCAAGGAAGATGTCTTCGACTTCCTGCGCAGCGATCAGGAGCAGTATGACACCATCATTCTCGACCCGCCCCCTTTCGTGAAACGCGCGGACAAGATCGCCCAGGCTGAAGCCGCCTACAAGGACATCAACCTGCTGGCCATGAGGAAACTCCGCCCCGGCGGGCATCTGCTGAGCTTCTCCTGCAGTGGTCACATGGATATTCAGCGCTTCGAGGAAGTGCTGCGCTGGGCCGCCATGGACAGCGGCAAGACGGTACGAGTTCTGCAGCGGCTCGGCGCTGGCATGGATCATCCCCGAATCCTGGGCCACCGCGAAGGGGAGTACCTCAAGGGATTTCTGCTGCAGGTTCAGTAG
- a CDS encoding transporter substrate-binding domain-containing protein — MQIRGLYFHTLLPFFCALLLYGGVFSVNAHSAVHLSDDERDFLAQRQEVVFVSQTNYPPFEFSDDYGTRNGMMIELARWISAEMGFHARFLDMEFLEAQQAVLSGEADVLTSFFYSALRDETFDFTQTIFEVPASIFIAADRPDIRGLRDLHGKRIAMQRGDYAAEFLQQQNIDFEIVPTGSFAEAAEAVIRGRADAVIGDEQIVLYHLYRHNLYDRMKIVGEPLYIGLNSMAVKNGNAMLQSILNKGIDHAFSSGMLDRLNQKWLGTSIPGRSINWIELWPYALALLGGIALVVLWNVQLQRVVASQTAQLRRNEQHLTATIDELRESQAHNQALLAAMPDMIFTLDEQGVFLDFHATDLAGPQLMPSRQFLGRPVTEILPPEAARQTMEAIAGIGNGERLHLFHYQLKISGQLSFFECRLVPCEPGHFLALVRDITESKRAKDELEQVLRRQEDQIAEAVQTVRQQERMLFEQSRRHSLLNLMVNLAHQWRQPLYIASLTLDEIEILFQEGELTAEILTERIRAGQQEIFRLSETISQFTELYQSNDIERSAFALSSLCDQAAHFLSSEGSRKLQIHNQIDPALIVTVNRNDLIEIFVELLRNAVSTMGERNIRDGAITIAATVDGQNVQVCLEDTLGGIDQQILPQLFDPYVTTSFRSRDKGMGLYVVRRIVEDSYNGEISAENTENGARFRIILRGVRQ, encoded by the coding sequence ATGCAGATACGCGGGTTATATTTCCATACCCTGCTACCTTTCTTCTGCGCACTGCTGCTTTATGGCGGTGTCTTTTCTGTCAACGCCCACAGCGCCGTGCATCTTTCCGATGACGAGCGCGATTTCCTGGCTCAGCGCCAGGAGGTCGTCTTTGTCAGCCAGACCAACTACCCCCCCTTCGAATTCAGCGACGACTACGGCACCCGCAATGGGATGATGATCGAACTGGCACGCTGGATCAGTGCAGAAATGGGTTTTCACGCACGCTTTCTGGATATGGAGTTTCTTGAAGCCCAACAGGCGGTGCTGTCGGGTGAGGCCGATGTGCTGACCAGTTTTTTTTACAGTGCGCTGCGCGATGAGACCTTTGACTTCACCCAGACCATCTTCGAGGTTCCCGCTTCCATTTTCATCGCCGCCGACCGTCCAGATATACGCGGGCTGCGAGATCTGCACGGTAAACGCATTGCCATGCAGCGCGGCGATTACGCCGCCGAGTTCCTGCAGCAGCAGAATATTGACTTCGAGATCGTGCCGACGGGCAGTTTTGCCGAGGCGGCGGAAGCCGTGATTCGAGGCAGGGCAGACGCCGTCATCGGCGATGAACAGATCGTACTCTACCACCTCTACCGCCACAATCTCTACGACCGCATGAAGATTGTGGGTGAGCCGCTCTACATCGGCCTCAACAGCATGGCCGTCAAAAATGGCAACGCCATGCTGCAATCGATACTCAATAAAGGCATTGACCATGCTTTCTCCAGCGGCATGCTGGACAGGCTGAATCAGAAGTGGCTCGGCACCAGTATTCCAGGGCGCAGCATCAACTGGATTGAGCTGTGGCCCTACGCTCTGGCCCTCCTTGGCGGCATTGCCCTGGTGGTACTCTGGAACGTTCAGCTGCAGCGGGTGGTGGCCAGCCAGACAGCACAGCTGCGTCGCAACGAGCAGCACCTGACAGCAACCATTGACGAACTGCGCGAAAGCCAGGCCCATAACCAGGCTCTGCTTGCCGCCATGCCCGACATGATCTTTACTCTGGACGAACAGGGGGTGTTTCTGGATTTTCACGCCACTGACCTGGCCGGACCACAGCTTATGCCATCCCGGCAATTCCTGGGTCGGCCTGTCACGGAAATTCTGCCGCCAGAGGCTGCCCGCCAGACCATGGAGGCCATTGCCGGTATCGGCAATGGCGAGCGGCTGCATCTTTTCCATTACCAGCTGAAAATCAGCGGTCAGCTCTCTTTCTTTGAATGCCGGCTCGTTCCCTGCGAACCCGGCCACTTTCTGGCACTGGTGCGCGACATCACCGAGAGCAAAAGGGCGAAGGATGAGCTGGAGCAGGTTCTCCGGCGCCAAGAGGACCAGATTGCCGAAGCGGTGCAGACGGTGCGCCAGCAGGAGCGCATGCTCTTTGAACAGAGCCGCCGCCACTCGCTGCTGAATCTGATGGTCAATCTGGCCCACCAGTGGCGCCAGCCCCTCTATATAGCTTCCCTCACCCTTGATGAGATAGAGATTCTCTTCCAGGAAGGTGAGCTGACCGCAGAAATTCTGACAGAGCGCATTCGGGCGGGCCAGCAGGAGATCTTCCGCCTTTCGGAGACCATTTCGCAGTTTACCGAGCTTTACCAGTCCAATGACATCGAGCGCAGCGCCTTCGCGCTGTCGAGCCTGTGCGACCAGGCTGCGCATTTTCTTTCCAGTGAAGGCTCCCGTAAGCTGCAGATACACAATCAGATCGACCCAGCCCTGATCGTCACCGTCAATCGCAATGACCTCATTGAAATCTTCGTGGAACTCCTGCGCAATGCCGTCTCCACTATGGGTGAACGCAATATCCGGGACGGTGCCATAACCATCGCAGCCACCGTTGATGGGCAGAACGTGCAAGTATGCCTGGAAGACACCCTGGGGGGTATTGACCAGCAGATCCTGCCCCAGCTCTTCGATCCCTATGTCACCACCTCATTCCGATCACGGGACAAGGGCATGGGGCTCTATGTGGTCCGCCGTATCGTGGAAGACTCCTACAACGGCGAAATCAGCGCCGAAAACACCGAAAACGGCGCGCGTTTCCGAATTATCCTGCGCGGGGTGCGCCAGTAG